CAGATTCAGTCCTGCACTGCCCCCTAGTGGGTGCACGTAAAGTGCAGGAAGAGCACTGCTCATGTGACAGCTGCTTATCAATGCATATATATACTGATAAATTAGCAAAACTTCCAATAAACGGACGGCGCCATCAGCTGTAAAACTCCCTCTGGCCTCTCTGCAGACGACATGcgtctccagctccagcagcagcttttagCTCCTCACAGCTTTGCTGGCAGCTTctaaaaaaccaaaacatgtttCGGTGCCAAAGACAGAAGTCGTTTCCCTCCTGCTTCCTAAATTCAGAATATCTTCATCTAAAAAAAACCTGGATGTTATTGGAGCTGGCGTCCTGCAGCCATATGGACGGTTTCGCTCCAGAATGAGAGGCGAGCGGCGGCAGCTGACGCCTCATCAAAGCTAACCTCATCACTGAATGGATTATCTGTCTAATATCAACAGCCGCCTCCAGCCACTCGGCTGCAAGGCGCCGACGTGTTGGAGGATTTAATCAGCTGCACTTTTTTACCACGCGCTTTGTTTCCAAAAGGCTGCAGGAGGCGTTTTTGGAAGAGTTCATCTCCTTCATATctggtggagctgcagctgtgatgtgtAATAACTGATGGTTATCAGCGTTTCCTCTGATCTGAGCTCAGCGGAGGGGGCAGATCCCCGCTGCCGTCGCTCAGCctgagcagctgtgcagagcTCAGGTCAGCGTTCCCTCTCGCTGAGAGCCGTCGGTTTGTTTGTGGGTTTGTCCTCAAAACATCAGAGTGTGCACAGAGGAGACGTTCAGTCCACATCTGTCCCTGTTGCACCTTTCCTCCGTTTAGACTCGTACAGAATGAGATGAAATCAGACGGAAAGCTGAATGAAAGCGATAAAGAGGAAGTTGTCGCGGTGTGTGCTCTGCTGAGCAGGACGTGGCGCCGGTGTTGTCCGTGCTCGTGAGCGTTTCAGATGGTTCGGTATGTTAACAGCTGCGGAGAAACGTCGGCTCACGTCGCGTCGTCCGCCAGCTTTGCCTTCGTGATCTGAATTTGGGATTTCACTGTGGGCACAAATGCAAAGGCCCGTCAGATCGCAGCTGGACACCAGGTGTGAACGGAGTGTGTTTGGGTTGTGTCATGGCTGCCGACGTTCGGAACAAACAGCCAAAGCGAGCCTTGGCTAAACGTTAGCTTCCTCGTACTGCGTGTGCTCGGCTGAGTCGATGTCCAGCTTTGGAAAGTGAAAGGATTACGAGCAATAAAGGACAACGAGAAATAGAAATCCTTTGATTTAAGAAAATATCGTCCTGAAGCGTTGAACTGATGCATTATGGTCTGTGCTGCGTAACGTCTTAGCTTTAAACTTCATAGTATCGTAGCTCtactaaaaacatgcattatATGAACTAACTGCATGATATCTTACTGTGACGTCGTCGACCGCCGAGTCGCTGCTGGGAATATgtgttgaaacaaaaaaaaaaaaatccatctaaAGAAGATTCTATCGACTGAATCCTAAAACCTGATTTTTCTTCAAACGGCGGGAACATCGCGGCGCTGCTTTGGAGGAAAGTGGGATTTTAACGGTGGATGAATCGTTTGCTTAGATGTGGTTGGAATACATGATCACTTCCTCTATGAATGTGTCATTATAACAGTATATCatatatttttgtacattttatgcATCATGTGTCGTTATATTGTTGCCTGGTAGAGATTTAGACATTGGGAGATTTCTTCTTGTCGATCACGTTTATGGACACGAGcgctgatttgttttcattttaaaggttAGATTTTTGTGTAGTGACGAGTCGACGGTTCAGGGTTTCAATGGGATGTGCAGTTCTTCTCAGTGCGGAGGAACGCTCTCATTTCAGGAAATGTtacttgatttgtttttctattgTACAATCCATCCTGTCATTtcaaaacatgctgaaaaatcAATATCTGATCTATAATCACGTGTCAGCTATTTTTGCATACTGACAGAGAAATGGAGTAAATCAGTGCAATCTGCTCATTTCAGCGTCTGGATTTTCATCCCCCACAAGCTGCAGCTTCGGCTTTGTCGTCAGCAAAGTTTAAAACCTAAAATCCTTCCAAACATTTCTGATGGAGACGTCTGAGCTCCAGATTCACTCCAGTTCTTCTGCAGAGAGTTTAGAGTCTGCAGAACGTCCTTTTTAAGGTTCCTTCGGTGTTAAAGTGATCCAGTGATCGCGGCCTGTACACCTGTGGGTACGTCAGGGAGCCGATGGGTCATCACGCTGACTTTGACTAAACTTAAACAAATGAGAGCTGTAGTTGTGAAAAGCTGAGCCAGATCGTCCCCAGATAAAAGCGAGACAGAAGAACAAAGGGAAAGACAGAATCCAGAGTGTGAACTGTTGTCTTGGACTGTCAGTGGAGAGTTTTTAACTCGAGGTTTGGCTCAGAAACTCTTTAAATGACAGGAAACGGTAGCTCACTGACACGTTGTGTTAACATTAAAGTGGCTGCAGTCTGAAGTTTGACCCATCGATCAAATCACTGGATCAATAATTAGATGAACATATCGAGGTGCAGACGCTCTGCACTGGAACTGTCAGTGAATCCGATCCTGTTATCAAAGGTTTCAGTCCAAGGCACTGATCTCAGAACAGTCTGAAGCCGAGCTGGGTGAAAGAGTCAGCTCTGCTTGTGGTTTATTTAAAGCTCCGTCACGTCAAAGTAAAAAGCTTCGCAGTGAGTAACGTCTCGGCGAAGTCCGACATGGTGTTTGCACTTTGATCGCTGTGCTTCAGGTTCCACCGCAGACATGAACCAGCACAGATCAGCCTGGTACAAATGGATCATTAGAGGTATGTCTGTGTCGAATCTGAGGATGACTCGTGTGagactgtaaaaaatgtcccTCTTGACTGGTGACTGAAGCAGAGTGAAGAGCTCAGCAGACGGGCGACACCTTCCACTGAGCCGCCGCCTTCGCCACGCCGGACCCACAGACCGCTTTAAGAGATCAAAACGTGACCAGCTTCTCTTCACTTTTCAAGACGGACTTTTTTCCAGTTCAAGAGCTGAAATCAGAGAAATGAACAAAGAACGagcttctgctgttttcttatgtttgatgtttgtatttttgtgccAGTTGTAGAGATAAAGGTGTCACATGTGTTCGGCCTGGGCGCCGTCGGACGCTCAGGCTTTCGAACACGCTGATGGTTTTAACTACTTGACGGCGCCGAGCTTCTGCTGCCGCTGCGAGCTGAGATCTGACCTCAGATCTGACCTTCATGTTTCAGTGAGGAGGATTCGCTCATGTCAGCCATGAAAGGATTCAACAGAAATCAGTTCGAATCAGTCTGAGTCTTAAAACTAATTTTCATTATCTGCTGATCTGAGCTCGACGGGTTAGTTTGTCACagtctgtctcctgtttttactaatcaattaatcaattgattGTCTAGTCAGTGAAATTAAGTatctgaaaatacagaaaactcCTCAAACAGATTGGGTTTGTAAtcatgtaaaacagagaaaagcagaaagtcTTCGTTCGTTTCTGTTAGAACATTTTCAATTGAActatcttcatcatcatctatcaactaattgattaactgaTATATCTGGAGTtgagcagcggcagcagagcGGCGCCGTTTTCTTACAGAGCCTCTATTTAATAGTAAATAATGTGCTGAGATTAATGTTGGAGACTGAATAAAATGTTTCTCTCAGCAGCGGCTGTGATCTGGTTTTTACTGGATGAAGCAGCAGACGGACGTTCGCTGTGACTCTTTTATTAAATTCACGTCTCAAAGCTGCAactgaaaagcagcacagtcGCCTCTAgttcctgttctcctcctcttcctcctcctcctcctctcctcccccctcctcttcctcttcctcctcctcttcctcctcttcacctctcgCAGTGGTCCCTCCTGGTCTCCCTCCTTGGCTCCCCCCTGCACTCGGCCTGTGATTGTGGGTTTGAATCCCTCCATGTGTCAccggctctctgctctcctcactggagggaggaggaggaggaggaggaggaggacttggCTTCTCTTCGTCCTTCAGGTCGGAGCTTTCATCACTGCAGACAGTTGAATGGAGTTGAAACAAACATCAGGCTTCAGGTGATAAATCGAGACAACAAACGAATCATCGgcctgcaggacagacagagggcgGAGTCTGTTCTGTCTGGTCGTCAGTGGATTGTATACTGGTCAGTACTGGAAACCAGCAAGATGCTTTCTGTTCCTGAAACAAACTGCTAATCTGAATGCACCAAagatcactgacagcagctctgagcgcCTTTTTCTTGATGCTTGAGgtttgcagcttgtttgcagtcacgtgacgttaaatcgagatggagggcaggaagtgaaaactgcagtggacGAGATGGAGGAAGGTTGATGTGACTCTTACGTTATGAATTTTTCAGCTATCAGTTTTGCTGTTATtgaggcagcagataaaacaaccagctgctccttcagacgtcgttctgctctagaaaccaaaccaaactttTCTGTTAGCGGTTGGTCCACGACCTCGATACCAAAGCGCTCTGATGATGTCGGATGACGTGCGTAGCTTTTACTGTCCTGTGGATTCACTGAGCAGCAAACGTTCAGCGCCGCGGTGCTGAATGTTGACGTTTACGTTACGGCTGCTCGCTCGGTTAACAGTTCGCAAAGGTCCAATGAAACGCCGCTAAGGACGAGGATCGTCTCTAAACAAGACGGTACGTTATTTACGTTCAGCTGTCTTCTGTGAAACTGTTCACGCCGATTGAACAAGTGTTGgttgtgttgcttgtagctgttactttaaatcCGACTCGGCTCCTCCCGATGGCTAACAAGCTATTTTTTCGTTTTCAGtcaatttctttttcatttttcactcttaCGAACTTTTGGTATTTGATAAAAGTTCCTCTCAGTTTGATCAATTTGAGCAACTGTAAACGACACAAATCAGGCATTTTCAGCGTGTTATCgtgtgcagaaaatcacttcctgccctccatctgcagttcagcaAAAGAGCAAtgtgacgtcatctgcaaacaaaatcTCCACTACAAAGTGACAAACACTGGAAGTTTACTGGACTGCATCAGGCTGCAGAGTCGTCTGtgaaacactgtgtttgttaGCATCCATCATTTTAAACCAGgagtaattttatcatcatcattgaGCCAAACTGGCTGAAGACGCTTCATTTTGACAGAATGGTGACGGGCTGGAACCAACTGATGCTTCTCCAGAAGCTTTCTTTCACCTGTGAAACACCTTTCAGGCCCACAGGAGAGTGTGTATTTAAAATATGTTTATAAGCTGGttttaaataaagttctgtgtgtttggacaAAGCCTGGACGCCGCGCTCCTCTCACCTGTTCTGCACTCGGCCCGGTGGGGGTGTGTTCGTGTCCGTCGTCTCCTCACTCTCCTCGCTGGACTGGGGGGTCAGCCGCGGTTTGGGGGGTCTGCTGGCCCGGCGGCAGGGGGGTCCGGGGACGCGGCACTGCTGCGACGGCAGGCTGTGGTTAAAGTGGGCTGCTGCCATACACTCTGCAGTGgttttatcacacacacactgcagcttgtCGCATACGGTGGCACCCtgacctggggggggggggggggggggcagataGTGAGGTGAAAGTTTAGAGTGATGATCTCCAAGATTTTCATGTCAATAAATGTCTGTCACTGAATTTGTGAGCCCATTactgttttcctgctgctgcagcttcacattaaaagaaCTGGTTCAACACCAGCtggcttttattatgaagcagtcacaggaaatgcaacgTGTTTGTTGATGAGCTTCACACTGACGGCGGTCCTTCACCAAAACTGTGTCTACACAACAACAACTGCTCAGGTCATTTGGTCATTTGTTGGCAGAGGATCAGTTTGAAGTGCTACAGTTAggaatggaggaagaggagcagccacagcgagctgagagatgaagagctgcacaccgcacacctccaacttctcaggCAGGTAACAAACTCCTTCCACTGCTCCTCAGTCAGATCACGGTTGTTGACAGAACGAAGGGAAAAGGCCAATTATTGCCTGATGTCTTCTTTAACACTGACAGAAGGAACCTGGTGCTTTTATTGTTTCCTCCGGGTGTCACGAACACTCGTGCTGCTGTCCTGTACTCACATCGTGGTTTCCCGCTCTCACAGGAGATCTGAGCGTTGAGCTTCCTCTCTGATCTGCAGCCCATGGAGCTGatctgcagcaggcagcagcgATGGAAGAAGCAGCACCTGAcgaggagcagcagaggtgatGAACATTTGGGCTCCTTGTTGTTTTTGCCCACTGTGACGTAAATGAAACAGCTTCCTCAAACACTGATAATAACTCCATAAAATAAATATGGCAGAAGAAGACGGCTAGGAGCACAGGCGGATTCGATATGCGTCTTatcctgcagctgctcaccTGTCCAGCTGGTCCAGAGGTTGACCTCCGCCCTGCTGCCCGCAGTAGCAGCCGTACATCTCGTACTCATGTGGGCATCGGCCCGTCAGGCAGTGGAGCATCTCCCCCAGAGCCGGCATCTCCCGCCTGGCTCGCCCATCGCCGCCGTACACGGTGAAGGAGCGACTGCATTCTGTTCAGAGGAAGCACAGTTAGCACGTTAGCTGAAATTAAAGTCCTGAACAAAAGGGGCGTGGACGCTGTACGGAAGTGGTGAAGCTACATAATTAAAGAGCTGCACTTAAGTCAGCTTGAACACGACTGTTTAACGCTGACAAGAGGTTCTTCCACACGTTGACAGTCAGGATCCAAAGCTCAGGGACACAGGACAGAATAATGGAACAGCAGTGGGCGAGTCAGAGACGCTTCGTGTAGCAGAAAACATCAGTTCGAGTGTTCGTGACTGGACTGAGAAGAGGTTTTAATATCCTCTCTGACAGATTATCAGAGACACGCAGCCGAAGGAGTGGAGTCACTCTGCTTTACCTCTGCTGTCTGGCTGTAGCTGCATGTCAGTCAACCCCACCGAGTCCAGCAGGGACCAGGCGAAGAACGGCACCGTCCTCTTCTGAGCCACGTCCCAGCCTgccaacagacaaacagctcCATTAAGCAGCTTCAAAGAGCTCAACCGTCATCCTCAGAGGGACACGATGaagatgtgttttctctgcaaaGTGTCACGAGCACCATCCTGATACTGAGTTCAAGGCGTGGCCTTCAGACCGGACACGTGCAGGGAAGTGGACGGATGTGACCGTCGCTGTGCTATCACAGAGCTCACAGCAGGTCAGACCGAACCtccggagtgtgtgtgtgaccaacAATCGTAAAAACAGTCGTCAGATTGGTCAATAGTAAAATAATGAAGCTGTAGCTGTAAATGTGGTGATTAATGAGTCAGAGCTGTTCATCCAGGAGGGTTCGCCAATGGAGGAGGCCAATTtcaggttgtgtgtgttcagtggagAAACTGGTCTGGTGTCAGTGTTTCCTAACCTGGAGCCCACGCTTCTAACAGCCAACAGGCTCGACAGCTGACTGGCTAGGCAGAAGCTAACCTACATCCACCTGGTATTTGAGTTTGGAGGGTGTGAGAAGTGCGTGGCGTCACTGTCGACGGTCGTCAGAATGTCATGTTTTCTACCTGCTCAGaacagaaggtgtgtgtgtcatttaaaggCAGTTTTCTGTGAGCAGGAGTTATTATTAGGTAGTTACTAAACCCTCCTCACTCATTGGCTGTGAGGGGAAAACGAGCGTGAAGCCACGTTTAACCCGCGTCAACAAAAAAATCCTCAAAGCCGAGAACAAAACCCAGTTTGCAGTGATGGAGGTgcatcagctgctctgtggatcCTCCAGTCATCCACTTTGGTAAAATGGGATTTCAAGCTGACGTTCATGATGAGATTCTTCATAAGAGGTCATCAGTTACTTAATTTGACTTTGACACCCGTTTAAATATAATTAACTTTATTGAATCCTgcttgatttattcattttatttaagtTTCACACCAAAGAGGAGCAAAGACGGAGAGcagcctgttgtgtttttaccaTCTGTGTCTTTCTCCTGCGAGCTGTCTGCCTGCTCTCCTTCCACACATGGAGGCTCCTCCGCTGTTTCCCGCCGCTGCTCCTCAGACTCAGCCTCCGTCGTTGCCGCTGTGCTGCGGGcggaggtgctgatggaggTGACTCGGCCTCCTCGTGTGGTCTGAGAGTGGATTCTCGGTGAGGTTGTGGATGGTTGAGCTGCCGGGCCTGAAGCAGGAAGGTCAGAGGATCAGCCTGAGTCAGTCTGTGGCTGCTGTACGCTAACAAGCTTTAGTTTGTGGCTTCCTTCTTGAAGGATCTGTCAGCGCAGCCTCACCTCGGCTCAGGGGGCTggcaggtgcagcagcaggtgtgggCAGCCTCACGCCGGCTGTGGGGGGGGCGCCGGCGGTCCTGACCGGGATGATCTCCGGCCGTGAGCTTGTCGAGGATCTTTGTGTTGACGTGGTCATCATTTCTGGGCCTGTGGAAGCGGCTGAGGTCACAAGCAGATCACATGACTAAATGTTAGTAAGAACTCATTTCTTCACACAGGTTTTACACATCAGCTCTGAATAAGATCGACCTCACCGTTTGCAGCCGTTTCTTAAAACTCACAGCTGAATTAATCCGATATTAACAGGATTTTAATGAGTTTATTTGAATTGGAGTCATTGAACGCTGCTGAGCAAAgattaatgtgtaaaaatatcTTAACGACcagctgtgtgtatttacagatgtgtgtgtgtgtgtgttctggactcacacacacaaactcatcatGTGACCAAAGAAGTGAAAAGAAGAACGATGGACGGCTGCGGCACATCACAGACACCTGCAGGTAAAACCTCACCTGACGGAGCGGCTGACGGTGTCgagcctcctccctcctctgtggctgcagacgGTGTTGGTGCAGGTGTGGTGATCCTCGTGTCCCTGCCTGAGGACGAATAAAAGGGTTCAgactctggactctggactcTGGATTCTGGATTCTGGACTCTGGACTCTGGATGAGCTGCTTTCTCCACATAATCCACAAAGCTCCCTGTCAGCAGCTTAATGGAGGAactattttctctctcacttttcCTTCTGCGCAGTGATACTGCAGTAGAAAGGAAGTAGTCCCAACACACCTGCCCAGCTCAGAAAGTAGTTTACTTCATCAGAAATATAACTGAAGTACACAAAGTACACATTTACTGTTTGTGCTTCATTTAATTTCTACATCTCATTAAGTTCCACTTAACTGTACTAAAAATTAATATACTaatacttaaagtggtatttcaaagtacttataaaaagtgtacttcattgtaagtgtattataactgtgtacttttaaaaaatgtactaAATCACAAGTACTTTTAATAGTAATAGTGTATTTATGAAAAGtatacttattttcaagtcctCTATAGTACACTATCagcatgcttaattaaagtgtactttgatttcacttcatttgaagtatatttaagtGTATTTCCAACATGTTGGTGATATAATACAGTTGTACTGCGAGTGTGTTTtggatgaatcctgattttctctGGTGGACCAGTACACTTACGCTTAtacacttcaagtatactcaagtattactcaagtggtactcCAGGACTACTTGAGTACACTTCAGTATACCTGAAGGCAGCGGAGCCCACAGTAGTAGTGTAGTACATTCTGTGTAGTACATTCTTCAAACAGTGGGCGCTGACGGGTTTTTGTGGCGCTGAGCTGCGTCATGTCAGAAAAGTCTGCAGCGATCCTGCGACATGAACACAAGCTTGTTCAGTGAAACTCACCGTGCTGCCCTTCATCAtcgttctcctcctcttcttcagatgACTTTGAGGGCGTCGGCCTGGATGCCGTCGTTCTTTTCTCAGATGGATTTTGTGGTTTTGCTGAAGTGACGACGACTGGACCTGCAGAGACATCAGATATAATTAAAATAACCGTTAAAACGTGTCGAGATGAAGTTAAGATGGAGCCCGACATCACGATATCCTCAagagaaagctaaaaactgatCCCTGAACTTCAACCTTTAACGAGCTCCGACTTCCTGATACACACCTCAAATCTTTACTGTTATTaacaagtgggttttattctccatcgtcatcatcatcatcatcatcatcatcatcatcattcattttctgtgtttaatcTTCATTCCAGGTCTTctctatgtgaagcacttggagctaaaaatacattaaaaacattctGTCGTTTTAAACGTGTTTGTcgaatgtttctgttttgcattttgtttataTGTGATGTTTAATGCAAAAAATACGTAATTAAAATTTAGCCAGCGTGAAACATTTTCCTCCTTAAAACGTCTgaggaatggaaaaaaaacagacccgCTCCCCGTCTCTGAATCACCTTCCTCAGACGACTCCTCCAGCCCAGTTGGTATCGGCTCTCTGGGAGTTGTAGTCCTCAGAAAAGTTGTAGTCTGTCGCGAAGCTGCAGGTGGCGACGGCGTCTGCACGTTTCCGTGTCCGAAGTTCGGTGAGGAGAGTTCGCCCGGCGTTTCTCTGTCGCTGACAAACAAAACCGAACCTGCAGCAGAACATTGGACAAGCGTTGAAAACTTTGATCAGACTCAACATTTTCCTCCATTCTgttcaaaatgttaaagtttATTTATGCAGTGTCAGATAAAACTTTTTAATCTCTACTCACTGATAACACGCTAACTAGCAAAGAACGCTAGCCAGCCACTGTGACCCAcctagctagcaagctaacctCCCTAGCATCACTATCGACTcacaaagttattacagtttaTTTTAGATGTATAAACTGTGTAAATTTCTATGATTGCCAGTGGTTTAATGAGCATGTTGGAGTCTGTTCTGTCGATAAAGGTGTGCTAACATGTTGCTCCACACATGTATTTGTCCCACTGACTGCCCGAGCTAGTTTGatagcttcctccattttgaACACCGTGGGTTTCACTTCCCTCACTGTCAAAATTCCCCAAATTTGAACTCAGTACACTTACTTTAGGATTTTTTATTCTAATAAACTGATATCAGCCAAAATCTTGCTGTTATAACTTCTGGAGTCAACTGACTCAGTAATGTCAGTGGCAACAATATCTGatgatgctaacattagcttccaTAAGATGCTaatcctgcagctgcagcagagttgaattaaataaaggttttacTGAAggagttttatttcttttccacttttcatTTGCAGGAATACTTATTCCttcctcatttaaaaatgtcGTTTTTCAAATAGCTAATAgtaatattttgttttcctgaacatcattttctgtttattccaaaGACTCAGAaacgcatcacttcctgtgtggccATTCAGCACAACAGGAAGTTCAGGAAAGTGTTTTCTGAAGAGGACATCAGGTGTTCAGCCACAGGAAGAGTACATCaccagaataaataaataaattaaaaaaaaaacaaaacatcaccaACTGTTCCTTTTTATTTTACGTGATGGAGACAGACCGGCTCACCAGGGCTGACTGAAGGATTGTGGGTCGTCTGATACGTATTCATGTCTCCGAGCTGAGGCTGTCCCTCTGTCAAAtgtgagaaagcagcagaaaataaaacagcgACAGGAAACGTCTGAGCCAAGTGAGTCatggagcagcaggagatgaACAGCGGGGAAATGATTTCTGCTCCAGCCAAATTTAAAGCTGAACAGCTTGGAAAGACGCTTCGCCAGAAAACAACTTCAGGCGGAAACGAGAGGGGGAGTAAAGTAACCATTGTACCTTCAGAGATCACGCTCGTCCGCGtcgtctcttcctcttctgcttcctcttcgCCACCCTCACCTTCCTCAACCTCCTCTGAAAGGACAAACCAGAGAAATACCACAATTAACAATGCATATTTACTTTGTTTGCAACGAGAGTTGAAAAGGCATTTGcctttttatgtttcataaatgaatatttcatattttgttacATGCTTAATTGAAAAGATTAAAGggagaaaaataatcaaagaggagtgagtgtgttttatttgtggagTACAtcattcaaaatgtaatgagAAACAGTGTCCATGTGCTGGTTTTATGTGAGCGTGATCTATGTGCTGTGTCAGACAAGTTCATGCaaaccaaaaacatttaaaCTTTACGAAACAATTCTGCCACATCTACGGTTAAGGTCTGGTTTCATAGAGGCAACTGAAAGTACCTGAAGTCATATCTAATTCTACCGGGAAACGTCCTCCACATATTAGCTTTAAGATCTACGGTCAAAGTGAGACAGTTTGTACCATATTATTAATataacacattattattatcatgatCATTCTTCTGTAAGTtctttgcagtcatgtgacgttaaatccagatggagggcaggaagttgAAACTACAATGGACGAGATGGAGCAAAGTTCTCACTGGGCCAGTTTggatgaaattatgagagaaaggttTAAAGAGGAAACGTATGGTGGATGTGACTCTtacgtgatgaagaggagcgattttcagctgaactgaaagttgTGCTGATATtgaggcagcagataaaacaaccagctgctcattcagacgtcgttctgctttagaaaccaaatgaaaacaaaagtttgAAGGCAAACAACTTTTCTGTTAGCGGTTGGTCCACGACCTCGATACCAAAGTGCGTCATGGTGactggttttggttttttgacATTCACGTTACGGTTGTTTGCTCGGTTAACTGCTTGTAAAGGTCCGCTGAAACGCCACTTAAGACGAGGATCGTTGCAAAACAAGACAGGCTGCATTATTTCCGTTCAGCTGTCTTATGTGAGACTGTTTATGCTGATTAACAAGTGTTTgtcgtgttgcttgtagctcttactttaaatctgtcaccGTAGATTTAAAACATTAGCTAATGTGACatcatttccaccattatccTCCTGGTCGTGGATGGCTAACAAGAcgttttttccagtgttttttcaGTCAACTTCTTGCATTTTTCTCATCAACGTGTTTAGTAGATAACTGCATCAACCTCGAGTCACTCGAGATGGACGGAaacatgtctgtatgtttgAACTGTTGAAAACTGTTTCTTTGACGCTGACTCCACGCTGAGGTCAGAGGATTAAATCCATTTTCTGTTAAACTCTTATTAAATTCATTCTTCTTGAGACGAACGTGTGTGGACCCTGCTCTCTTTAAAGCCTCCAGGTGTGGCCCTCTACTTGTTCCCGTGTTAAACCTGTGACCTGTGAGCCAATGAGAGAGCGTTACCAGCAGGCATCAGCTGAGGGGGCGTGGCCGACGG
The Chaetodon auriga isolate fChaAug3 chromosome 12, fChaAug3.hap1, whole genome shotgun sequence genome window above contains:
- the oc90 gene encoding otoconin-90, whose protein sequence is MFLTWIFMLSALPHALSASSIFCPDPEASDQNPGGMMDCLGLRFTWLHAVFDNFSSLLNFALKLRCVTGLCPRQLEDYGCSCRLVAAGNPVDPLDVCCETHRLCYRNAAPCRPEPPPLPNNLTCAAANSSCDAGDWCQQRLCECDRAAIDCMSRSSYNSTLRGLADSSCSATNLTDLLSGTAETSETFRGADVLSAGNDSASFQLSNSSFLSAELDPLTTSRLNNQSDAAETDGYVITPPSATPPQLMPAEEVEEGEGGEEEAEEEETTRTSVISEEGQPQLGDMNTYQTTHNPSVSPGSVLFVSDRETPGELSSPNFGHGNVQTPSPPAASRQTTTFLRTTTPREPIPTGLEESSEEGPVVVTSAKPQNPSEKRTTASRPTPSKSSEEEEENDDEGQHGRDTRITTPAPTPSAATEEGGGSTPSAAPSAASTGPEMMTTSTQRSSTSSRPEIIPVRTAGAPPTAGVRLPTPAAAPASPLSRGPAAQPSTTSPRIHSQTTRGGRVTSISTSARSTAATTEAESEEQRRETAEEPPCVEGEQADSSQEKDTDGWDVAQKRTVPFFAWSLLDSVGLTDMQLQPDSRECSRSFTVYGGDGRARREMPALGEMLHCLTGRCPHEYEMYGCYCGQQGGGQPLDQLDRCCFFHRCCLLQISSMGCRSERKLNAQISCESGKPRCQGATVCDKLQCVCDKTTAECMAAAHFNHSLPSQQCRVPGPPCRRASRPPKPRLTPQSSEESEETTDTNTPPPGRVQNSDESSDLKDEEKPSPPPPPPPPPSSEESREPVTHGGIQTHNHRPSAGGSQGGRPGGTTARGEEEEEEEEEEEEGGGEEEEEEEEENRN